aaaattaagtgtAAATATTGCAAAAAGAAGGGGCATTTGATTAAAGATTGCTTCATtctcaaaatgaaaaatcaagagaaagaaaaaaagtccAAAGGCAAGCAGCCTGAAGCCTTAGTAGTAGAAAACTCCTACATCTACTCAGATACTTTAACTTCAACTCTTGACAAGGTCACCTATGTTAATCCCCTTGGGaaacatgattgggttttgGACTCCGGATATACCTACCATATGACACCTATGAGACCCTAGTTTAACTCCTACAAAGAGATTGATGGAGAAATAACCAAGGCTGTAAAATTGAAGGCACTGGGTCAGTCTTTATGAAGCTCAAAGATGGGACTATCAAACTTCTAAGGAATGTAAGACATGTCCTACTTCTTAAGAGAAACCTAATCTCCCTTGGAATGCTGGATGCGGTAAGGTGTGAATACAGAGGCAAGGGTGGAACTCTTGAGGTCCTAAAAGATTCTAAGGTGATTCTTGTTGGGGAGAAAGTCAATGACTTGTTTGTAGTCAGAGGTGTTGAAATGATGACAGGGGGCATATGTTGCCACACCAAATGAGATGACGGAAGTTGATGTATGGCATAAAAGGCTGTCTCACATAAGTGAACACTGTGTTTTGGGAAAAGAAAGACATAACTTTACCAAAGCACACCATTCAACTAAGGCAATTCTAGACTACATCCACTCAAACCTTTGAGGTCCAGCTTAAATCCTAGCCTAAGTGGTTCAaggtatttactttcttttctaAATGACTTCTCAAGGAAAAGCtgggttttctttcttaaatctAAAAACcaagtgtttaataaatttaaataaaggaAACTCATGATTGAGAAGCAAACTTCTAAGaaaattaaatacctaagaacaGATAATGGGTTAGAGTTTTGTAGTGAAGGGTTTAATGAATTTTGTAGGGAATCCGGCATAACCAGGCATAGGATAGTCAGGCATACACCCCAACAGAATGGGGTAGCTGAGAGACAATAGGACCATTATGGAAAGGGTCAAATGTTTACTCTCAGATGTTATACTCAGTGAAAAGTATTGGGCTGAAGCTGCTAGCTATGTTGTTTACACCTTAAATAGGTGCCCACATACATCCCTAAACTTTATAACCTctgaagaaaaatggacaaAACATCCTCCTAACTTAGATAACCTAAGAgtatttggatgtgttggatatATACATCAAAATCAGGGAAAACTAAAGTCTAGGGCTGTGAAATGTATGTTTGTTGGGTTCACTGAAGGTGTAAAGGGCTTTAAAATGTGGAACTCTGCTGAGAAAAGGTTTGTAGTCAGTAGGGATGTTACCTTTAGAGAAAGGGAAATGTTCATGCAAAAAGAGAAGACTACAATTGAGATACCTAAAAGCTCTACAACTAGGATTAAGGTGGAGGCCCCAAAAGACAAATCTATAGATCATGGCTCTCCTAATGACTCAGAAGAATAAGAGGATATTGCAGGACAATAGGTAGAAACCACTGAAACACAACCTGACTTGAGCCAATACTCTCTAGCAAGGGATAGGTAGAGAAGAGTGATTATTCCACCAGTTAGGTACACTGAAACAAACTATATGAACCTAGTTTTAAATGCAACTATAGCTCCAAGTGACCAGGAACCAGTTAACTTCGAAGAGGCAGTAAGTTGCCCTGATGCTAGGAACTGGATTGAAGCTATGTGTGAAGAATTGCAATCACTAAGTGTTAATGACACTTGGACTCTAGCTCCTCTTCCTAAAGGATGCAAGGCAATAGCAtctaagtggatctacaaattAAAGAAGGGGACTTCTAAAGATGAAAAGCCAAGGTACAAGGCAAGATTAGTGGCCAAATATTTTACACAAAGGGAAGGTATTGACGACTATGAAATTTTTTCACCAGTAGTTAAGCAAACATCTATCAGACTCTTACTATCCCTAGTTGCTCAATACAATATTGAACTAGATCAGCTAGATGTTAAAACAACCTTCTTACATGGTTACTTAGATGAGGTCATCTATATGGTTCAGCCTAAAGGTTTTGTGGAAAAGGGTAAAGAGGACCTTTACTGTCTTCTAAATAAGTCCATTTATAGTCTTATACAGTCTCCTAGATGCTGGtatagaagatttaatgactaCATTGAAAGTATTGGGTTTCAGAAAAGCACATATCATATTTGCACCTATGTAAACTCAACCTCCTATAAGAACAAGATGTACTTACTTctctatgtggatgatatgttgcTAGTTGGGACCTCTAAAGAAGATTTAAATCATGTCaaaaatctcctaaagagagaatttgacatgaaagatatAGGTCAGTCTAAGAAGATCCTAGGGATGAAATTGACAAAGACAAGGGTTCTTATTAGTCAAACCAATTACTGTGAGAAAGTTATCAGAAGGTTCAATATGTCTAATGCTAAACCTGTAACCATACCTATTGCTCAACACTTTAAGCTGTCCTTAGCTAATTCACCTAAGGAAACCGACTTGGAACATCTAAATCAGATGCAAATGGTTCTTTATAGTCAGGCAGTAGGAAGTTCAATGTACCTCACTCCATTAGGCCTGATTTATCCTATTGTGCAATTCTAATGAGTAGATTCATGTCAAACTCAGGAAGAAGGCATTGGGAAGCTACTAAATGGATTCTTAtatatctaatttaatttaagcaATCTAAACTAATCTATCAGAGTGTTAAGGAGACAGATCTTGAACTCTATGGATATGTAGACTCAAATTTTGCAGGGGATCAAGATAAGAGAAAGTCCCTAACAGGGTATCTCTTCCTATATGACCCTAATCTATTAAGCTAGAAGGCTAATCTACAGTAAATAACAGACCTATCTACTATCGAAGCTGAATACATGTCACTTTCAGAAGCAATAAAAGAGGCATTGTGGTTAAAGGGCTTGATGGAAGACCTTGGTATCAAACAAATAGTAGTTAAGATCTattgtgataaccaaagtgtTATTCGTCTTTTCAAAAACCCACAATATCACtctagaacaaaacatattgatattaaatatcacTTTGTAAGAGATAGAATAGAAAAAGGTCAAATCGAAGTCCTGAAAGTTCATATCTCAGAAAACGCAGCGGATATGCTTACCAAGCCAATGTCGAAGCTCAAGCTCAGCAAGTGCCTTGATCTGATCGGCTTCGTTTTACTTGAAAAGGATAAACAGTGGTCAGAATTGAAAGGGCAAAGTTATTCAGAGTTGAGattaaggtggagatttgaaagAGTTTAATCTCAAATAAAGCTCAACGACTGGTTTTCTTTCAAGAAACTTCATAACAGATTTGTAAAcacatatatatagtttttacaTTCATTTTTGTTATAGTTTTTACATTCTGTCTTCTACAAAATCTGTAAGGAAAGAAAACTTATCTCTGAAATTAACTTCAATAAAAATCATCTTCCcttcccgtggacgtaggcttCAAATTGAGCCGAACCACGTACATGCTTCTATTGctcttctcttcctctttctcttcttcaattTGCATGCGTGATTTGATTCTTTACTCTCTGTGAATTCAAGCAAGAACACAAGAAAAGGTTTAGAAAGTTTGAGAGAATTTCATAAACTCggttgagaaagagagagaaagtttTGTTTACCAAATGAATTTTTGGTTGGCCTCAAAGAACTCCCACTGatcgttgatagtggagttatCCACGTGCTGTTGAGGTAGCTGAGAGGCGTGGCTCACTGAGGGCCTTTTGTTCTACCAACCCTCTCTTCTTGGGCTGATCTCCTCTCTTCATGGGcttgaaatcaaaagaaaacCCAACACGTGatcataaatattttcaattaaatcaTAGAGTAAACTGATATAAAATTCTAGTAAAATCAAGGAACAATCACACTAAACCCTATACCCAATTTATCCTGTCCcatgtgcacatgtcgacaatTTTTGCTAAGCATACTTGGGTACGTTGACAATTTCCATCAAAACATTCCTGTCAGATGTCCATGAAGTATGCTAACATTCCCGGGTACCTAATCTAGTGGTTTGAAATCTTCTTTCCTTAAAACCACAATGAAATCATAATTCATTATAAGCCAAACTTTTTCGTAATCCTTAGATAAAATAGGTTTATCTAAATCATGCTTTCAAGATTCATAAAACGATATTATGCTTgagtttattcataaaacatacTTACTATAATACTTTAATACCGTAAACATATATTCATactttaaaacatttgaaaataaaaccaCTCACAGTTATTAGCAAGGACTCCACGTTTTCCCAGCCTTTCCAAGTCCCTTCCTAGTCCCCTGGCTTCTCCAacctaatttattttaaatttagcttgaaatccaaatttatttaatttagggCTAAAATATCTTCAGACTAATTCCTTGGCCCTAAACTTCACTTACCAATACCAAAATAGGGTAAACTAGGTGGTTTGGCACTCAAATGGTCGTATGAGACATGTTAGCGTGCAGGTAGGCTGTCTGAGTGTGTAGAACATGCTAGCTATAAACCCCTAAACCTATTTGACTAATTAATTGTGTTTAAGTTTCTATAATTGAGTTAATGGTGTTTACGTAGTTGAATGTTATGTAAAGTGTACTATGAtttgtataatatttaaaagaGGAAAATTTCCTAAGTGTTAGGAAAGTGTGCTCTTAGGTTGTAAAGGGCGGTCGATGCTTAGGAAACTTGAGAGCTTAAAGCAATGGAAAGTTAGGCGTGTGGCAAAGTTGGAAGAGGGCAAAAAAATTTCTATGTATGGAAAGGGAGGCTCTCGGGTGAAATAAGTGGAAGTGGTACttagaagaaataaaagagcTTGAGGATGATTTTGTCATGTCATGCGTTCAAGGTTTCaaagagaaaaatgactatGTATGAGGCTTGCGTTAAGGGCCATGAAGAGGTTAACAGAGCCTACCAAGGGAATGGTTATCGAGAATGTGTTGGCTTTACCAAAGGTTAGTAAAGGTCAGGGCATGCGATGTGTGTGCAGTCAAACTTGCCTAGGAGAACGCATGAGGGGCACCAAGGCAAGAGCTAAATGGGCCGCAAGACGCAAGGTATGCGATAACTGAGGAACAAAGAGGTTAGGTTGATGTGGATGACTAAAGGCATATACATTGGCTTGAAGGGCGTTGAGATGTGCCATAGAGGTTAACTGAGGCTTTGATGAGCGACAAGTCTCAATGCAAGTGTCTAAGACAAGGCACATGAGACAATGGCTGGTGAGGTGATGGCCGAGAGAGAAGGGTTTAAGCGATGAACATTGATGGCATCTAACCTATGTGTTGCGGCCACGAGCGCCAATCACATAGGTGAGGTAGGCGCATCCTAATGCCATTGAGCACATGTGTGCGAATTGCTACCCACTTAACTAATCGCAAggtaaaatattattaatgatGGTAATGCGTTGAGTACCTATGTGTTTGGGATGCATCAAGTAAAAAGGAATAAGATAATGCGGTCAACAAGATTTTGACTTAGTATATGTTAAAGTTGAATAATGAGGTTAAGCTTAAGAGGGAGCTAAAGACATTAAACCAAAAAGCTCTTATTATTTTCACAGGGAAAACACATATAGGGGAGGCCTACAACCCTTTGGGGAAGTAACTCAAAGATAGTGAGTGACTAGCTTTCAAAAGTTTACTAAGTATTTTACTAATGAGTTTGTAATGCATAGTTAATTTAACTTGGTTTTTTTAACGCATGACTTAAGTATTGGAAATTGATGTTGAACGTATGAGTATAGCTTAAtgacaaattttaaatataactcTCATGTGTTTCAACTGAGCTTTATGTCATATTTTAACATGAAACTAAGCTTTTCAAGGATCTTCTAAAGCATGTTGAGTATGTTGTTATATAATGAAGATTCATGTACAATTGAACTATTTTATGCTTTGCATGAAAAACCTACTCTTGGACATTGGTATCGAAGGCATAAGGTACCCAATTATATGGAGATCCTTGCTAccaaaggtatggtaaggtaggCAGGATCCTAGTCAGTTCTATGTGCACGTAAGATCTATGTTATCGATGTtgatgagatcgagcaaaagggctctctctcaactaaggttattagagattgagcaaaaggccTCTTCCACATGCTTAGGCAAAGGAGTAGAGGTGCTTTGCAGGAAATGATGATGAGTTCCATTCCAAGATTTTTATATGCCATGTTTTCACTTTTCTAGCTTTAATTTTAAACCCTGTCAATGGAATTGTAAATGTTTTACGAAAAGCGTATTTATGTTATTCTTGTATGAAAACATGTTTATTAaaatagtcactcactaggcattttaagctcattcttttaaatgttttctcttTCCAGGTAGCAGTTAACGTCCCGAAGCCTAAAAGATCTGCCAGTCAGTCACTACTCAAGATTTCCAAGCATTTTGAAGTTTAGGTGGTTCACTTTGCTATGTTTAGACCTTGGTTTTGTTTGTACATGTCATGGGGGAAGGGTAGAACTTGTGTCAATTTGTTATTGTATTAAACTTAAGTTTCCAGAATCTATTGATGTGTGCTGGTTTCGTAACTGTTTAgtggtatatatatatgtgtgtgtatgtgtgtgtgtgttgtgGGAATGATGATGAGACTATGATGGGTTGTTGAGATTATAAACTGCTAATCAGGTTAAATAGGTGCAAAAGAGACAGGTTCACGAGAGTAGATTAGACTGTagttgtcataagagggttgacaACTGCTGTCTTCACATCCTTTCTCGAATTTAGAAGATAATCTAGGAGGGGATGTGACACTGGCTGGGTGAACAGACTCGTAGGTGGACATGGGTGGAGCTGCTAGCGCGCACAGACACATGTGGATGTTGAGTTGGAACTATCTAGGTGCACAAATGAGCGATAGACACACGAGCATATGTGTCAATGGTGGAGTTGGGTGCGCGCACGAGAACGAACGTGTCTCAGGTTTATCGCACGACAAGGTGAGACACAAGTGTTGTCACCGTGCACGGCCTGACGAGGATGGCACACACGAGGATGTCGCGTACGGATGTGCTGATGGACGCGTGCCAGCTAAACGCATAGGGTGGTTGGGCGCATGGTGTTGGCCTATGCGATGGACTGACATTCTCCAACTAATTTCGAATTTTCCCAATCTTCTTGTTCTCTAAACCCTATGGCAGTCCAGAACCCTTGTGTGCACTCAAATCTTTCTATTTTGGCACAGGAAAAAACAAAGTTTTCACGAGTGAGTTGGAGGAGCTAAGCCTCCATTCCTTCTATTTATACTAGCTTCAAGTCTCTCTCTTTATGCCAACTCCTCCTTGCATGCATGCTTAGGCGTCTTCAGCATGAATATCCCAGCATAACACCCTCCTTGAGGTGTCTTTACCAGTTTCTTACAGGCTTCTCCTTGCTCCATGGGTGTCCTCCTACTTAGACTTTAAtcaaaacttcatccaaattcgCCACATGCCCCTTCTCATTTTCAACGTGGGCTTTCTCCCTAAGTAACTCTCAACTCAATCATACTCCTCCTAAAGGAATTGAATTCTCATAGCGGAAGTGAGTGATCACTTGTgtcattgaatttaattttgaaactcGCTAAAATAGAAAAGAATAGAACAAGACATGATAAACATTTAAAGCCTAGGCATGCTTTTCTACATAAAaacacagagagaaaatggaaggagaaaacttacccttgaagaaattGTACTTCACAATTTTCCTCTCCCGATGAAATCACGAACTCAGAACTCCTCCCACGAACACAGTAACAAACAGTAACctttggacaccaccacaatggctaccttgctATTCATAAGGTGAGAATCAAGCAAAATGTGCGGGCTTGCTTGTTAATTTTGGTAAGGGAGAAGAGGGAattcttgagagagattttGTATGgaggaaggaaagaaaaaagatgCAGAAAGAATCTTATgtaaaaatgaatttcatgtaTCAACTGGTCCAACTCCTTTGTACAAAATACCATATGAGAGATGTGATAACTCCCAGGGAGttcttcaaatttcaaattatattaactaacttaatatgatttaattaaagcATATATTATGTCTCATATggtatataacctatagtttagattatatgacatataatgtaacctatagtttatattctctcataaaacttatagttttaatatgaatcatattcatattaattttaacctatagtttttatatgaatcttattcatgtaattaatatttgaatcatattcaaatatttatctctctcattaaactttctaatataatatattaatatacactatattaattgtatctcatacaattagttctctctaattaatttgaacaattcaaattaataaaaaaaattagttaattttcttGAGCTAGCAaagggacctcacggacctatagattagaagcttaaatgatacgagattaattaattaaactctttaatcaaattaatcaaccttcattaactgttagtcacttcattaaagaccgaaaactgcactcttcgtactgtagatatatttctgtgttcattagatataaccaatcaacagtgagttAAACCTTCACGATTTGGCAACTGGGtgaaattaccgttttacccttgtagttacatctaacttcttaagtaccactgatccctttaatgaacaattagtcataatccaactataactagACCCCTCTCTGGCTAGTAAGAGAGTGGGgtgtctcattgttcaagacttggaattagTCCTTatgagagtaatttatctacttacccaaacaacgggaaggaatgaattacttcttgtgaagctgagtttccagctctccACTGGGATGAATCcacaaaatagtaggcatattgaatCGGTGAAACTAGCCATTTTCACGCATATAGATCAATGGACCGCCCTTATAAGTAgcagttcacaactcactcaggattacggtcaagtcacttatggttatcctagtgaaatgtaagtctcttcaagtaatggtattataaagagagactaatcattttgtggtccagtcttatataaaatctttgtatatgatacccctactcacatgtctccacatgaatgatcaaaatcagatcatttgtaacactttaaaatagttgtaacaattacaaagtgagttgtatcagtagtgtcaccaggataagctacctagtcttatccatttactaaaGACCTTTCAGATTATCATATAAACacgatccacatgtatgtcttcatatacatgtttaagctacattaaataacaTTGGATCTTAGTGTATTGGATTTGGGTTAATGCaagtaaatatttaaaaaaaattattaaataaataattcgttaGTAAGATAATTTACAAACTAAGAAAGCACGAGATTTagaacatcaaccccaacaatttcccagttgttctaaagctagtggagtgtacaaATACAAAGTATAAAACATAATGCAgtttacaaaacaataaactagggcatacaatacGCGCTGAATAACATCTCcaacttgccctagactagatgatgcatgtcttttagacccagactctccaagtgaccctaaaaaactttagttGTGAGAGCCTCTATAAATAGATCAACAACATCGTGCTCTGAAGTGAGCTTCATAACAATCACATcctctcgatgcacaatctccttgatgagatgatatttgcgcTCAATGTGCTTCCCTctcttatgactcctaggctccctaGAATTTGTCATaccaccactattatcacaataaagggtgatgggctttgatATGTCTGAACAACTTATAGATTTGTCAAAAATTTCATGAGCCATGCAACCTCCTtgacagcttcacaagccgccacatactctgcctccatggtagagtcagcaatGCTCATCCATTAAAAacgaacactaatcctgatgtggatttcctggaatccctatcagtctaaAGATCAGAGTCAATGtctcttgtaaggatcaaatccttagctccatatacaagcatgtagtccctcgttctccaaagatacttgacgATGGTTTTAATAATTGtacagtgatctaatcctatattggattgatatctactgaaaATCCCCACTGCATAGAAAATATCAAGTctaatacataacattgcatacgtCAGGCTACCAATAGCCGACGCATAAGGGTTTCGTCTCATTTCTtcacttcttgaggtgtcttaagacattattccttagacaatataattccatgcctaaaaggtaataaattcctttggaattgtgcatcgaatatttgacaagcatcttatcaatataagatgcctaagacaaggctagcattttgttcttacgatccttgATGATCTGGATCCTTAGAAAAAATTTTGTCtcccctaaatctttcatttggaatttgactaCTAACCACTCTTTAATATttatcagtagacctacatcattaccaatgagtaggatatcatccacatacaacattGAAGAGAATCGATTTCCCCCACAATGTAAGCGAACAATCGCTTGTCTTTGAAATCATTTAATAGAACTTAATTAGATAGAGGAATAACGAGAACTTACAGGATAAACATTTACGCTTACGCATGCTTCTAAGAATATAGAGAGGAATAAGAGAAGAAAACAAACCTACCTTTGAAGATCCCATCTTCTTGTTTCCTCTCAGGAAATCACAATCACGAACGAAACTCCTTCATTCAAATCCAAACACCATGAACACAATAGGAGACACTTTGCTTCTCAGACACCACCAAGGAAGtcttccttgttattctcaaggagaGAACCAAAGGCAAAGTGGTGAGCTTGTCTATGGACTTTGGTAAAGGAAGAATAAGAGATACCTACAAAGGgaatatttcatatttcatagatgaATGTTACGGAGGAAGAGATTTTGTAAAGAGAACCATTCCTGCTTCTTCATTTCATGTAAAAAAAACCAActcatttatttttctcctcTACCACTCATTTAATTGAGATAATGGAGTTAAAAACTAACTCCTTCAATAACTCCCAAGGAGTtatacttaatttaaatttcaaattcaaaatttaattatattacatttaatataattaaataccatatattatatcttatataatatataacctatagtt
This DNA window, taken from Benincasa hispida cultivar B227 unplaced genomic scaffold, ASM972705v1 Contig66, whole genome shotgun sequence, encodes the following:
- the LOC120069898 gene encoding uncharacterized mitochondrial protein AtMg00710-like codes for the protein MERVKCLLSDVILSEKYWAEAASYVVYTLNRCPHTSLNFITSEEKWTKHPPNLDNLRVFGCVGYIHQNQGKLKSRAVKCMFVGFTEGVKGFKMWNSAEKRFVVSRDVTFREREMFMQKEKTTIEIPKSSTTRIKVEAPKDKSIDHGSPNDSEE